The Benincasa hispida cultivar B227 chromosome 9, ASM972705v1, whole genome shotgun sequence genome has a segment encoding these proteins:
- the LOC120086719 gene encoding uncharacterized protein LOC120086719: protein MERSEPTLVPEWLRSSGSLSGSGISAQQFASSSSHSDISSQAHYSRSRTSKSISDIDKPHFDFLDWSSSSSSRRSSSNGSGKNAYSSFNRNHRDRDRDKEKEMSNLGDPWGYDFSSPLVNIFSSRVEKETLRRSHSMVSRKQGDLFPQRGAVDLKSEGYNHKVNSNGFHSGSTINGITDKAVFDKDFPSLGSEERQGAPDVGRVSSPGLTTSVQSLPMGSSTFIGREGWTSALAEVPTILTGSLAAPSSVQPTVAATSGLGSPNATTPRKMAEALTQAPTRARVASQSTELSVKTQRLEELAIKQSRQLIPVTPSMPKVSVLNSFEKSKSKGASRPAEMNVPGKGGQQQLSLVQHNSQPLRGGQVKSDSPKTTHGKFLVLKPVWENGVLKDGSNPISNVNSRTANCQPSSVASSATPNTLRNQNNLNPSSSLERKVAALDLKSGSTLEKRPPSAQSQSRNDFFNLIKKKTLVNGSTCLQDSGICTSSIKEKSGIVNGEVVSAAVHPSTVTDDEVASNGDTTEEVQRFSEVVNKSLSPNKALCTDEEEAAFLRSLGWEENSGEDEGLTEEEINAFYQQYMKLKPSLKPIRCKLPEPSSAV, encoded by the exons ATGGAAAGAAGTGAACCTACATTAGTTCCAGAGTGGCTGAGAAGTTCTGGAAGTCTTTCTGGGAGTGGAATTTCAGCTCAACAATTTGCATCGTCTTCTTCTCACTCAG ATATTTCTTCTCAAGCTCATTACTCAAGGAGTAGAACTTCAAAGAGCATTAGCGATATAGATAAACCACATTTTGATTTCTTGGATTGGTCATCTTCATCAAGCTCGAGGAGGAGTTCTAGTAATGGATCTGGAAAGAATGCTTACAGTAGTTTCAATAGGAATCATCGTGATAGAGACCGTGACAAGGAGAAAGAAATGTCAAATCTTGGGGACCCCTGGGGCTATGACTTTTCTAGCCCTCTGGTAAACATATTTTCCAGTAGAGTTGAGAAGGAAACTTTGCGGCGTTCTCACTCAATGGTATCTAGGAAGCAAGGTGATTTATTTCCTCAAAGAGGTGCTGTCGACTTGAAAAGTGAAGGCTATAATCATAAGGTTAACAGTAATGGCTTTCACTCAGGAAGTACAATTAACGGTATCACTGATAAGGCTGTTTTTGACAAGGATTTTCCATCACTTGGATCAGAAGAAAGGCAAGGAGCACCAGATGTAGGAAGAGTATCATCTCCTGGCTTGACCACATCTGTTCAGAGCTTGCCTATGGGAAGTTCAACTTTTATTGGCCGGGAGGGATGGACATCAGCTCTGGCTGAGGTGCCAACTATCCTCACAGGCAGTCTGGCTGCTCCATCATCTGTTCAACCGACTGTTGCTGCCACTTCTGGGTTGGGGTCCCCAAATGCAACAACTCCACGCAAGATGGCTGAAGCTTTAACACAGGCACCAACAAGAGCGCGTGTTGCTTCTCAGTCAACTGAG TTATCTGTCAAGACACAGAGGCTTGAGGAATTGGCTATTAAGCAGTCCAGGCAATTAATCCCAGTAACACCTTCGATGCCTAAAGTTTCT GTTCttaattcttttgaaaaatcTAAGTCCAAAGGAGCATCCAGACCTGCTGAAATGAATGTGCCTGGCAAGGGCGGTCAACAACAGCTCTCCCTGGTGCAACATAATAGTCAGCCTCTTCGAGGTGGACAAGTCAAGTCCGATTCTCCAAAGACCACTCATGGGAAATTTCTGGTTCTCAAACCAGTATGGGAGAATGGCGTGTTAAAGGATGGCTCAAATCCAATTAGTAATGTTAACAGTAGAACTGCAAATTGCCAACCTTCTTCTGTTGCCTCTTCAGCAACACCTAACACTTTAAGGAACCAAAACAACTTGAATCCTTCATCCTCTCTGGAGCGGAAGGTAGCTGCATTGGATCTGAAATCAGGATCCACTTTGGAAAAGAGACCCCCTTCTGCTCAATCGCAAAGCAGGAATGATTTCTTCAATctcataaagaaaaaaactttgGTGAATGGTTCCACTTGTCTACAAGATTCAGGTATCTGCACATCTTCCATCAAGGAAAAATCTGGGATAGTGAACGGGGAAGTAGTTAGTGCTGCAGTGCATCCTTCTACTGTTACTGATGATGAGGTAGCTAGCAATGGCGATACCACTGAAGAGGTTCAGAGGTTTTCTGAGGTTGTGAATAAGAGTTTGAGCCCTAACAAAGCATTATGTACAGATGAGGAAGAGGCTGCATTTCTTCGTTCTCTTGGATGGGAAGAAAATTCAGGAGAGGATGAAGGACTAACGGAGGAGGAGATTAATGCTTTTTATCAGCAG TACATGAAGCTGAAGCCATCTTTGAAGCCAATCAGATGTAAGTTACCAGAGCCCTCCAGTGCTGTCTGA